A stretch of Oreochromis aureus strain Israel breed Guangdong linkage group 11, ZZ_aureus, whole genome shotgun sequence DNA encodes these proteins:
- the c11h8orf37 gene encoding protein C8orf37 homolog isoform X2: protein MDDEDLDQLLDEVEKKFCRNVSIASSAARTNSNVVGKHEKDKDGQKKHGATKPKGSVNSVTEDIDALLEELQEEDCSHFPQPKAEQFPKGPHVEKTLPSQSGGRKCCPVFIGGSSVANGVGTAASKRSCDQLRCISCDFRVLMFDDCEWDSSCDYLFLRNNMPERQKLRTKLKKRRGLRAYACQCSWISTLEPTDLRDQPQLRWSASACNQRQLWEFSTMRPKPDINLQNQEEIQRGFVLQGAG from the exons ATGGATGATGAAGATTTGGACCAATTGCTGGATGAAGTCGAGAAAAAGTTTTGTCGCAACGTTTCAATTGCGTCCTCAGCGGCTCGCACCAACTCAAATGTGGTTGGAAAACACGAGAAAGACAAAGACGGACAGAAAAAGCACGG TGCCACAAAACCTAAAGGGTCAGTGAACAGTGTCACTGAGGATATTGACGCCCTGCTGGAGGAATTACAGGAGGAAGACTGCAGTCATTTCCCGCAGCCAAAG GCTGAGCAGTTTCCTAAAGGACCACATGTGGAAAAGACGCTTCCATCTCAGTCGGGAGGAAGAAA GTGCTGTCCTGTTTTTATTGGCGGGAGCTCTGTCGCAAATGGTGTCGGAACAGCCGCATCCAAGAG ATCATGTGACCAGCTGAGGTGTATATCCTGCGACTTTCGGGTGCTGATGTTTGATGACTGTGAGTGGGATTCAAGCTGTGATTACCTGTTCCTCAG GAACAACATGCCGGAACGTCAGAAGCTCAGAACCAAgctgaagaagaggagaggcTTGCGGGCGTACGCCTGCCAGTGCAGCTGGATCTCCACGTTAGAGCCGACAGACCTCAGGGACCAACCTCAGCTCAGATGG agCGCTTCTGCTTGCAATCAAAGGCAACTGTGGGAGTTCTCAACAATGAGGCCAAAACCTGATATAAACTTGCAAAACCAG GAGGAGATCCAGAGGGGATTTGTTCTTCAGGGAGCTGGCTGA
- the c11h8orf37 gene encoding protein C8orf37 homolog isoform X3 — MDDEDLDQLLDEVEKKFCRNVSIASSAARTNSNVVGKHEKDKDGQKKHGATKPKGSVNSVTEDIDALLEELQEEDCSHFPQPKAEQFPKGPHVEKTLPSQSGGRKCCPVFIGGSSVANGVGTAASKRSCDQLRCISCDFRVLMFDDCEWDSSCDYLFLRNNMPERQKLRTKLKKRRGLRAYACQCSWISTLEPTDLRDQPQLRWEEIQRGFVLQGAG, encoded by the exons ATGGATGATGAAGATTTGGACCAATTGCTGGATGAAGTCGAGAAAAAGTTTTGTCGCAACGTTTCAATTGCGTCCTCAGCGGCTCGCACCAACTCAAATGTGGTTGGAAAACACGAGAAAGACAAAGACGGACAGAAAAAGCACGG TGCCACAAAACCTAAAGGGTCAGTGAACAGTGTCACTGAGGATATTGACGCCCTGCTGGAGGAATTACAGGAGGAAGACTGCAGTCATTTCCCGCAGCCAAAG GCTGAGCAGTTTCCTAAAGGACCACATGTGGAAAAGACGCTTCCATCTCAGTCGGGAGGAAGAAA GTGCTGTCCTGTTTTTATTGGCGGGAGCTCTGTCGCAAATGGTGTCGGAACAGCCGCATCCAAGAG ATCATGTGACCAGCTGAGGTGTATATCCTGCGACTTTCGGGTGCTGATGTTTGATGACTGTGAGTGGGATTCAAGCTGTGATTACCTGTTCCTCAG GAACAACATGCCGGAACGTCAGAAGCTCAGAACCAAgctgaagaagaggagaggcTTGCGGGCGTACGCCTGCCAGTGCAGCTGGATCTCCACGTTAGAGCCGACAGACCTCAGGGACCAACCTCAGCTCAGATGG GAGGAGATCCAGAGGGGATTTGTTCTTCAGGGAGCTGGCTGA
- the c11h8orf37 gene encoding protein C8orf37 homolog isoform X1, with protein sequence MDDEDLDQLLDEVEKKFCRNVSIASSAARTNSNVVGKHEKDKDGQKKHGATKPKGSVNSVTEDIDALLEELQEEDCSHFPQPKAEQFPKGPHVEKTLPSQSGGRKCCPVFIGGSSVANGVGTAASKRSCDQLRCISCDFRVLMFDDCEWDSSCDYLFLRNNMPERQKLRTKLKKRRGLRAYACQCSWISTLEPTDLRDQPQLRWSASACNQRQLWEFSTMRPKPDINLQNQVMLQIQLIILCGIISKVTL encoded by the exons ATGGATGATGAAGATTTGGACCAATTGCTGGATGAAGTCGAGAAAAAGTTTTGTCGCAACGTTTCAATTGCGTCCTCAGCGGCTCGCACCAACTCAAATGTGGTTGGAAAACACGAGAAAGACAAAGACGGACAGAAAAAGCACGG TGCCACAAAACCTAAAGGGTCAGTGAACAGTGTCACTGAGGATATTGACGCCCTGCTGGAGGAATTACAGGAGGAAGACTGCAGTCATTTCCCGCAGCCAAAG GCTGAGCAGTTTCCTAAAGGACCACATGTGGAAAAGACGCTTCCATCTCAGTCGGGAGGAAGAAA GTGCTGTCCTGTTTTTATTGGCGGGAGCTCTGTCGCAAATGGTGTCGGAACAGCCGCATCCAAGAG ATCATGTGACCAGCTGAGGTGTATATCCTGCGACTTTCGGGTGCTGATGTTTGATGACTGTGAGTGGGATTCAAGCTGTGATTACCTGTTCCTCAG GAACAACATGCCGGAACGTCAGAAGCTCAGAACCAAgctgaagaagaggagaggcTTGCGGGCGTACGCCTGCCAGTGCAGCTGGATCTCCACGTTAGAGCCGACAGACCTCAGGGACCAACCTCAGCTCAGATGG agCGCTTCTGCTTGCAATCAAAGGCAACTGTGGGAGTTCTCAACAATGAGGCCAAAACCTGATATAAACTTGCAAAACCAGGTGATGCTGCAGATTCAGCTCATAATTCTCTGTGGTATAATTTCCAAAGTGACTTTATAA